The Magnolia sinica isolate HGM2019 chromosome 10, MsV1, whole genome shotgun sequence genome includes a window with the following:
- the LOC131257571 gene encoding pentatricopeptide repeat-containing protein At5g67570, chloroplastic-like isoform X2, translating into MLRSGKYDLVHKFFGKMRRSGLALKAITYKVLVRAFWEEGKVNEAVEAVRDMEQRGVVGTASVYYELACCLCYNGRWQEAIVQVETSFLKMHMKMSLVR; encoded by the exons ATGCTGAGATCAGGGAAGTACGATCTTGTTCACAAGTTCTTTGGGAAGATGAGAAGAAGTGGGTTAGCTCTGAAAGCCATTACATACAAAG TTCTTGTAAGAGCCTTCTGGGAAGAAGGCAAAGTCAATGAGGCTGTTGAAGCAGTCAGGGATATGGAACAGAGAGGAGTAGTAGGAACAGCTAGTGTTTATTATGAATTAGCATGTTGCCTTTGCTACAATGGGAGGTGGCAGGAAGCTATTGTGCAG GTAGAAACTTCATTTCTGAAAATGCATATGAAGATGTCATTAGTCAGATGA
- the LOC131257571 gene encoding pentatricopeptide repeat-containing protein At5g67570, chloroplastic-like isoform X1 has product MLRSGKYDLVHKFFGKMRRSGLALKAITYKVLVRAFWEEGKVNEAVEAVRDMEQRGVVGTASVYYELACCLCYNGRWQEAIVQVNFFVCRYRKICIEIAPFSIVGSWNIFYDVFS; this is encoded by the exons ATGCTGAGATCAGGGAAGTACGATCTTGTTCACAAGTTCTTTGGGAAGATGAGAAGAAGTGGGTTAGCTCTGAAAGCCATTACATACAAAG TTCTTGTAAGAGCCTTCTGGGAAGAAGGCAAAGTCAATGAGGCTGTTGAAGCAGTCAGGGATATGGAACAGAGAGGAGTAGTAGGAACAGCTAGTGTTTATTATGAATTAGCATGTTGCCTTTGCTACAATGGGAGGTGGCAGGAAGCTATTGTGCAGGTAAACTTCTTTGTCTGCAGATACCGAAAAATATGCATCGAGATTGCACCATTTTCTATTGTTGGAAGTTGGAACATCTTCTATGATGTTTTTTCATAA